Proteins encoded together in one Temnothorax longispinosus isolate EJ_2023e chromosome 5, Tlon_JGU_v1, whole genome shotgun sequence window:
- the LOC139813365 gene encoding uncharacterized protein isoform X2, which produces MCCKTPSPASQSNENTQEIIINLISSNSSVLNNGNHIADCNDNIVNNIIKDKSTTVTINNTIHVLDHTECMYGQNETENILIREEIGLTTESECHITTDNVQHNIESLNKDIVQTNSANLIWNWNGNTLQVYEAADTNILPCTTSKNTAETYRRVSTEDYLCNDTNSQNNSLKNVIDKDSFYISSNNLSDESIIQTQINQTRSEIRKDVSTKKDTNGSINVFSSLDISTLNGSDFASIYFPRYSNACIEAIKTLADLSLWKIL; this is translated from the exons ATGTGTTGTAAAACACCTTCACCCGCAAGTCAAAGCAATg aGAACACtcaggaaataataataaatcttataagTTCAAATTCATCAGTATTAAATAATGGGAATCACATTGCTGATTGTAATGACAATATTgtgaacaatataataaaagataaaagtacAACTGttactataaataatacgATACATGTATTAGATCATACAGAATGTATGTACGGTCAAAATGAAacagagaatattttaatacgagAAGAAATAGGATTAACGACAGAATCAGAGTGTCATATTACAACAGATAATGTACAGCATAATATCGAAAGTTTAAACAAAG ACATTGTACAAACAAATTCTGCAAACTTAATCTGGAATTGGAATGGAAATACATTACAAGTATACGAAGCCGCCGATACTAATATATTACCATGTACTACGTCAAAGAATACTGCTGAGACTTATAGACGTGTTTCTACTgaag ATTATCTTTGCAATGATACTAATTCACAAAACAACAGTTTAAAAAACGTAATTGATAAAGACTCTTTTTACATATCATCAAATAATTTGTCCGATGAAAGCATAATTCAAACTCAAATAAATCAGACAAGAtcagaaataagaaaagatgTATCCACTAAAAAAGATACTAACGGTTCAATAAATGTATTCAGTAGTTTGGACATATCAACGTTAAATGGATCAG ATTTTGCTTCCATTTATTTTCCACGATACAGCAATGCCTGCATTGAAGCAATTAAAACATTGGCAGATTTATCTCTgtggaaaatattataa
- the LOC139813359 gene encoding uncharacterized protein encodes MVKVCEVFECTTTEKERLSMHKFPKNVEHRNAWVAWINRPGWSLKCNSRVCEVFYKIHKILKHAFRCVYVYHVLSILLQLHFVPEDYMEHTRGNGILRRLKTSAIPSLQIEEIQDSENHCNPKIIRRFRQTAQCLKDITNIPIIGKEKENEHAYCLKILTCDEQVQDCLEVGNTHKGEELWLSIRWLKDEHSDVTHAMKTIDNESTSCSTPSTKHPLLTSRLTASSALLQEDMTVSVAQKDSDNDCNNQLGATTADILDNQETLYMYLYHMYLYRAILFSLISSKSSITIIIFFLRITNIHTG; translated from the exons atgGTAAAAGTGTGTGAGGTATTTGAGTGTACAACAACCGAAAAAGAAAGACTATCTATGCATAAATTTCCTAAGAATGTGGAACATCGAAATGCGTGGGTAGCTTGGATTAACCGTCCCGGGTGGAGTCTGAAATGTAATAGCAGAGTTTGTGAGGTATTTTATaagattcataaaatattgaaacatgCCTTCAGATGTGTGTATGTTTATCATGTATTGTCTATTTTGTTGCAGTTGCACTTTGTTCCTGAGGACTATATGGAGCACACAAGAGGAAATGGAATTCTTCGAAGGCTGAAAACATCTGCTATTCCCTCATTGCAAATAGAGGAAATTCAAGACAGTGAAAATCATTGTAATCCAAAAATTATACGAAGATTTCGACAAACCGCACAATGTTTGAAGGATATAACAAATATCCCTATTATaggtaaagaaaaagagaatgagCATGCATACTGcttgaaaatattaacttgTGATGAA CAGGTACAGGACTGTTTAGAAGTAGGAAATACTCATAAAGGTGAGGAATTATGGCTGAGTATAAGATGGTTGAAAGATGAACATAGTGATGTCACACATGCAATGAAAACCATCGATAATGAATCTACATCTTGTTCAACGCCATCAACCAAACATCCATTGTTGACGAGTAGACTAACTGCATCATCGGCTTTATTGCAAGAGGACATGACAGTATCAGTGGCACAAAAAGATTCCGACAATGATTGCAATAATCAG TTGGGTGCAACCACTGCTGATATACTGGACAACCAAGAAACTTTATACATGTATCTATatcatatgtatttatatcgtgcaattttattttctcttataaGTTCGAAATCCagtattactattataattttttttttacgaattacGAATATACATACAGGGTGA